A genomic stretch from Anaerolinea thermophila UNI-1 includes:
- a CDS encoding ComEC/Rec2 family competence protein, translating to MPLLWLSLAFLLGILLAGWSHASLPWSWAALGLGIALMLTGWLLRRVSALAVVLRRHPVLRVAPLALGIALLAGFARYALAQVPFTPQDIAFYNGSGAVEITGWVARAAQPESPSNRIALQVESLTLPGQAPQTVRGKVLVSLPAGASLPYGTRLRLNGELHTPEDSGAFSYSEYLAQRGMYAVMAYPRLSILPGWGGSPLLRGLDVLRRRAYALLQRLYPAPESALISGILLGWDDALPADLQNAFRATGTSHIIAISGFNMAVLAGVFFSLFRRLFSEWGALLAALIAMALYTLLVGAEAPVTRAALMSALALTAHAIRRSTGGLNALLFATAGMTLFNPFLPWDVGFQLSFSATLGLLLYASRLEGWARRITARFLPVRVAGAVAGALGEYILFTLAAQAATLPVILSHFGRLALSTLLANPLILPAQAPLLLFGEASLALGAVWQPLGHLLALPAWALASYTLEVVAWMARLPLGAWAVPAPPLWVVILFYLWFSATALRAMGLPRLDTSLRPTWLLLGLFGIAAVLWRQVLAGGDGKLHLWVSVQQDSVLTMVQTPGGETLLINGLGQARESQAFLGKVLPPFNPPLAWWILASPSAAEVQGGLGALARFAVRQAALCGGLPSDRTTRTLEERLAAAGTPWQEWTDGAMLRQGRFSLQARMPNAETCLLILQEGQLKLILAGNASPQELPDLSDFMNGVIVVNSDSAGEMWRQAGFSVLSVPQGGFLHLASDGNTLRIERSP from the coding sequence ATGCCGCTGTTGTGGCTCAGCCTGGCTTTCCTCTTGGGAATCCTGCTGGCAGGCTGGAGCCATGCCAGCCTGCCCTGGAGCTGGGCGGCGCTGGGATTGGGCATCGCCCTCATGCTGACGGGCTGGCTTTTGCGGCGGGTGAGCGCGCTGGCGGTCGTCCTGCGCCGCCACCCCGTCCTGCGGGTTGCTCCGCTGGCGCTGGGAATTGCCCTGCTGGCAGGGTTTGCCCGCTATGCGCTGGCGCAAGTTCCTTTTACCCCTCAGGACATCGCTTTTTACAACGGCTCGGGGGCGGTAGAAATCACCGGCTGGGTTGCCCGCGCCGCTCAACCCGAGAGCCCCTCAAACCGCATTGCTCTGCAGGTAGAAAGCCTGACCCTGCCGGGACAAGCCCCCCAAACCGTGCGCGGGAAGGTGCTGGTCAGCCTGCCCGCCGGCGCTTCCCTGCCCTACGGCACGCGCCTGCGCCTGAACGGGGAACTGCACACCCCCGAAGACAGCGGGGCGTTTTCCTACTCCGAATATCTGGCGCAGAGGGGCATGTACGCGGTGATGGCGTATCCGCGCCTCAGCATCCTGCCCGGTTGGGGCGGCTCGCCGCTGTTGCGCGGGCTGGACGTCCTGCGGCGCCGGGCATATGCCCTGCTTCAGCGCCTCTACCCCGCCCCCGAATCCGCGCTGATCAGCGGCATCCTGCTGGGCTGGGATGATGCCCTGCCCGCCGACCTGCAAAACGCCTTCCGCGCCACCGGCACCAGCCACATCATCGCCATATCAGGGTTCAACATGGCAGTGCTGGCGGGGGTGTTCTTCAGTCTGTTCCGGCGCCTGTTCTCCGAGTGGGGCGCACTGCTGGCGGCGTTGATTGCCATGGCGCTGTACACCCTGCTGGTGGGCGCCGAAGCCCCGGTCACCCGCGCGGCGCTGATGAGCGCACTGGCGCTGACCGCCCACGCCATCCGGCGTTCCACCGGCGGGCTGAACGCCCTGCTCTTCGCCACCGCGGGGATGACCCTGTTCAACCCCTTCCTGCCCTGGGATGTGGGCTTTCAACTCTCGTTTTCCGCCACGCTGGGCTTACTGCTCTACGCCAGCCGGCTGGAAGGCTGGGCGCGGCGCATCACGGCGCGCTTCCTGCCTGTACGTGTGGCTGGAGCGGTAGCAGGGGCGCTGGGCGAGTACATCCTCTTCACCCTGGCGGCACAGGCGGCGACCCTGCCGGTCATCCTCAGCCACTTTGGCAGGCTGGCGCTGAGTACCCTGCTGGCAAATCCGCTCATCCTGCCGGCGCAAGCCCCGCTGTTGCTCTTCGGCGAGGCATCGCTGGCGCTGGGAGCAGTGTGGCAGCCATTGGGACATCTGCTGGCGTTGCCCGCCTGGGCGCTGGCGTCCTATACCCTTGAAGTGGTAGCGTGGATGGCGCGCCTGCCGCTGGGCGCATGGGCAGTGCCTGCCCCGCCGCTGTGGGTGGTCATTTTGTTCTACCTTTGGTTCAGTGCAACAGCATTGCGCGCTATGGGACTGCCGCGCCTCGACACTTCTCTGCGCCCGACATGGCTTCTGCTGGGGCTGTTCGGGATTGCCGCCGTGCTGTGGCGGCAGGTGCTGGCAGGCGGGGATGGCAAACTGCATCTGTGGGTCAGCGTGCAACAGGACAGCGTCCTGACAATGGTGCAAACGCCCGGCGGCGAAACACTCCTCATCAACGGACTGGGGCAGGCGCGCGAATCCCAGGCTTTTCTGGGCAAAGTGCTTCCGCCCTTCAACCCGCCGCTGGCATGGTGGATTCTGGCAAGCCCCAGCGCGGCAGAAGTGCAGGGCGGTTTAGGCGCGCTGGCACGCTTTGCGGTGAGGCAGGCGGCGCTGTGCGGCGGACTGCCCTCTGACAGAACCACCCGCACGCTGGAAGAACGCCTTGCCGCCGCAGGCACGCCCTGGCAGGAATGGACGGACGGCGCCATGCTCCGCCAGGGCAGATTCAGCCTGCAGGCACGGATGCCCAACGCAGAAACGTGCCTGCTGATCCTGCAGGAAGGGCAATTAAAATTGATACTGGCAGGGAACGCCTCACCGCAGGAACTCCCTGACCTGTCCGACTTCATGAATGGCGTGATTGTGGTAAACTCGGACTCTGCGGGGGAGATGTGGCGTCAGGCGGGCTTTTCCGTCCTGAGCGTCCCGCAAGGCGGTTTTCTGCACCTTGCCAGCGATGGCAATACCCTGCGCATCGAACGCTCCCCTTGA